CTCGGCATGAAGTTTCTCGGTAATGCTAAAGAGGTGAAAGAGGCCTCGTATTTAATCGCCAGGCATTTATCTCCCGAGCCCCGGCTTGCTCTCGGTAAAGAGCTGGCCGAGAGGGGTCTTGCGACTTCGATGATAGATGTGAGCGACGGCCTTCTCCTCGACCTCGAACGTATTACCGTCAATCAGGGACTCGGGGCCGAAGTAAGATTGACGGACGTGCCGGTTTCAGCGGATTATGATGAATTCGTATCCCGGTACTCCGGTGACCGCTACGAGCTTGCGCTAAGCGGCGGCGAAGACTATGAGCTCCTTTTTACTTCTCCGTCCGAAAACAGTGAGCAAATCGACAAGCTATCTCATAGCCTTGATCTGAGTATTACTGAAATAGGACGCGTGACGTCTGAAGATCTTGTCAGGGTAATAGATGCGAACGGAGACGAAATAAGTTTAAATCGGAGGGGTTTTGTTCACTCCAGTAATTAAATGGACGACGCACCTTTAACCTATAACCTTATATTAATAGTGCTCCTACTTTTTCTGTCGGGCTTCTTCTGCCTGTCCGAGGGCTCACTTTTTTCGTTAGGCAGACACCAGCGCGAAAGGCTCAAGAAAGAGGGAACAAAAAGCGCTGGCCTCATTGAGAAGCTTCTAAAAGAGCCGTACAAGCTTATAGTTACCATTCTATTCGCCGATGAAGTGGTGAATGTCGCGTACTCAAGCGTTGTCGGCTTGACGGTGAAAAGGCTTTTGGGGGGGGTTTCCGAGGGATATGTAACCATCATTTCGATAGCGATCGCTTCTCCGAGCCTCCTTCTTCTGGGTGAAATCGGACCCAAGACCCTGGGAGTAAAGTATCCGAGATTAATCGCCAAGGCTATTTCATATCCGCTTCATGTTTTCCACGTTTTGATTACTCCCGTCAGATGGATTCTTGTAGTACTTTCAATCGGATTCACCAGGATTCTGGGCGGGAAGATAGAGTACGAGCACACCAAAGGGTTCACCCCCGAAGAGGTAAAAACCCTCGTAGGCATGGGCAGCGAAGAGGGTGTGATAACCGAGATAGAGAAGAAGCTCGTCGGTAGCCTGTTCAAACTGGAAGACGTGCCGGCGTATAAAATTATGACGCCGAGCATAGACTGCGTTTTGCTCCCGGTTAACCTTTCACGAAAAGACGCTGTATATGAAATTAAAAAACGCGGGTTCTCAAGAACCCCGGTTTACAAAGGCGACAAGAACAATGTAGTCGGCGTACTGTACGCTAAAGATCTCCTCTCCTTTGAGCTGTCAGATGAGACGACTATAGAAAATTATTTAAAGCCCCCCTATTTTATACCGCGCACCAAAATGGCTTTTGACCTTCTTAAGGAGTTTCAGCAGGAGCGCAAACATATCGCTATTGTAGTTGATGAGTACGGGCGGCTGGACGGAATTGTAACTATGGAGGATATACTCGAGGAGCTGTTCGGCGAGATCGAGGATGAAAGAAGAGTGGTGAAGAAGGCGGAAGTCAGGTGGGACGGGGAGTCGCTGATAATACCGGGGAGCATGAAGATCGACGAGTTCAACGACACTTTTCTGTTTACTGTGCTCAGGTTCGGCGGGCTTGAAAATCTGGGGAATGACATCGAGCAGTCTGTCGTTCCCGTCGAAGAGGACCACGAAACGATTGCCGGATTCATTTTCGATATATTCGGCAAATTCCCGGAGGAAGGGGACAGTGTATCGCACGGGAGCCTTGTTTTTCTGGTCAACAGAGTCTCGGGGAAAAGGATAACCGAGATCAAGGTTCAAAGAATGCAGGAAGAGGTAGCCGATGTCGCTTGAGATCGTTATTGGAATAATTGTTTTTTCGTTGTTTCTTCAGGGTTTTTTTGCGGGCTCTGAAATAGCGCTCATATCCTGTGACAAGATAAAAATAAAGGCTCTTGCGGATCAGGGCTCAAAGAGCGCCCAGCTCGTTATGAGCGCGTTTTCCGAAGTTGAGCTGTTTTTGAGCACTACGCTCGTGGGAATAAATCTGTCTCTGATCACGAGCACGGTAATACTGACGTTCTACATACAAAACAAATACGGAAGCGGAGGAGAACTGTACGCGGTCCTCATCCTTTCCCCGCTCATAGTGATATTCGGGCAGGTTGTCCCCAAGGCGGTCTTTCAGAAGAAGAGAAACACGACGATACTCTGGGCGATATACCCTCTTTGGGCGGCGTCGAAGGTCTTTTATCCGATTCTCATTTTTGTAAATATATTTACCAAGAAGTTATTGAACCTGATCGGCAGCACTGAAAACACATTCATTACAAGGGAAGAACTGATCAATGTAATAGAAGGGGACGGATCAAGGCCTACAAAGGATTATAAGGAAAGGATAATAAAGAGAATATTCAGATTCTCGGAGACTACGGTGGATGAAATTATGATTCCCCTCATACAGGTGAGCGCTTTGAACGAGGAGGCAAAAGTCCTGGACGCGATAAAGATGATAAAGGAAACCGGCCACT
The genomic region above belongs to Deltaproteobacteria bacterium and contains:
- a CDS encoding hemolysin family protein, whose protein sequence is MDDAPLTYNLILIVLLLFLSGFFCLSEGSLFSLGRHQRERLKKEGTKSAGLIEKLLKEPYKLIVTILFADEVVNVAYSSVVGLTVKRLLGGVSEGYVTIISIAIASPSLLLLGEIGPKTLGVKYPRLIAKAISYPLHVFHVLITPVRWILVVLSIGFTRILGGKIEYEHTKGFTPEEVKTLVGMGSEEGVITEIEKKLVGSLFKLEDVPAYKIMTPSIDCVLLPVNLSRKDAVYEIKKRGFSRTPVYKGDKNNVVGVLYAKDLLSFELSDETTIENYLKPPYFIPRTKMAFDLLKEFQQERKHIAIVVDEYGRLDGIVTMEDILEELFGEIEDERRVVKKAEVRWDGESLIIPGSMKIDEFNDTFLFTVLRFGGLENLGNDIEQSVVPVEEDHETIAGFIFDIFGKFPEEGDSVSHGSLVFLVNRVSGKRITEIKVQRMQEEVADVA
- a CDS encoding hemolysin family protein; translation: MSLEIVIGIIVFSLFLQGFFAGSEIALISCDKIKIKALADQGSKSAQLVMSAFSEVELFLSTTLVGINLSLITSTVILTFYIQNKYGSGGELYAVLILSPLIVIFGQVVPKAVFQKKRNTTILWAIYPLWAASKVFYPILIFVNIFTKKLLNLIGSTENTFITREELINVIEGDGSRPTKDYKERIIKRIFRFSETTVDEIMIPLIQVSALNEEAKVLDAIKMIKETGHSRIPIFSERVDNITGMLHSFYLLGADPNEKIKGFARPPFYVPESKLVDELLDEMKEGRAGMAVVVDEYGGAVGVIALEDILEEVVGEIEDEYDKGIKLWRKIREGEYLINPKIEIDVINDDLGLGIPESVDYETLSGFLLAEVGSIPKTGDKIKLENYVFTIAKSTSRSIDEVKLVIKKKK